The DNA sequence tcattagaggtaatgcaaaggaactcatttccgttctctacatgcattttcgcatggaattcgttggctattcatagggtactatttgccctaagagcgtagagagtttctgtgacaattataatcaaggtgccatttggcaagtggaacttgggctattccatgtccttaaattaatattgatggtctagccatcgtaatcacaaagtcatatgctcagaatcaaaattgagtcataatgaaaagaactcgaaattttattcataagccaacgaaatacatcattgtttctatgatcaaagaaaatctaatccaataaaaagaaatatggcaatcgcctacatctcttggaaaataaaaagacttaatcaaaatcgccagtttctgggtcttgatccttgtagtcttccacctttagatctagatcaccatcttgatcttcttgtgccatgtaatttgcttcccttgcttcacgatacgtcttgtatgcgtttgcaacattctggggtgcggtacatgttttggcccgatgttcagttgatccacatcgaaaacaaacatcatcatggtcaggctcccttgatcgaggcgcaattggggcgcgatttgaacGACTTATCCTCTTGGTgacgttaccaccatggtcggaggatccgcctctctctctcttcacacattgACCTcgacggttccgtgcacgcctctcttggcgatttccttcctctttagggcgaacatatggaccagaacttCCAGAaatgtccctatccttagggtttcgctccttgcgtcctccattgggggcgcgactatagttagactccggaataggcttagttgccacgggtctagcattatagttcttcacaaggatattatcgtgcttttcagctatgttcatggcgccaatgagctcatgaaaccttgtgatacgtcctgcatttacatcaatccgataattctttgaaatcatcagtgcagagacggggaaggtagagagagtcttctcgatcaacatcgtatcagttatggcttggccacaatactccatcagagacttgatacgaagagcttccgagttataatcaagcacagacttgaaatcacaaaagcggaggctatgccatcgcacttctaaatcaggaagcagggagtcacgaacgttgccaaatcgctgctctagttcgacccatagctttcttgggtcttcctcaatgaggtattcattttggagcgcgtcattcatgtgtcttgtcatgagaattatggctttagcttgttttgcttcaaaagcagtagcttgctcaatggagagcacgttctgactaggctcttggatggtttccagaattccatcagccttaagatgttggcgcacatctcggacccacctatggtatcctgcaccagttgtctcgagtgggacaaagctcaacttgttcaggtaactcatcctgaaagacaacacaagattagggttagtttcggagcgaaaaaggctaccacaaaaaactattaaatttctgagcgtagtcgcttccaagaaattaggaattttctgagcgtagtcgcttccaagaaaatccaattccaagaggggttttggattagatcgaaacgacgatgtatATGGtcaatcgttttcttctcaacaaactctaagtttggaggactctacaagctctaagcttggagtgagtgcgaacccccacagttcggcttttggtctcccctatgtatacaaagggggtagaagaagagattttggaagtccccgagaaaagaagaagaaattgaaaaagaacttcaaaaacgggaacttttagaaaaaattaccttaaaagatggtcggaaaaGGCGTCACCGGGAAGTTACTGTAGCGGccggaagttactgtagctgaccggaaaaagtcgccggaagttggccgaaaATGGTCGGAAAAgtgaccggaaaagtcgccggaagttgcTGGAAAAGTCGCaggaaagtggccggaaagcGTTGACCGACGTTGACCGGTCGTTGAccgggtgctgacgtggcaggtccggtgctgacgtggcagaaggCTTGGCGGCTTGGGTTGGGGCCTGCTGCACGTGGGCTCAATCTGTGGGTTTGGGCCTGCAGCAGGTGGGCTGCACAggtcctccttttttttttttttttttcttcttctgccggTTCAGGTTTGGAggattccggtggccggttcggtggaattttggccggttctggtgatgaaatttccggTTCCGGGTTTCTGGGGTGGAGACGCTGCAGGTGGTCtagtatggctgcaggaggtggtgagaaaagctttgaaccgggcaggggAACCTTTGCtttttccggtggccggttcggtggtttgccggccggttctgggggtggggccgccggttctggactcctggagttgagatcttgaAGGTGGGTGGTggaggtttcagggttagggctcgtgctgataacgtgttgtagagaaactgaatttgagaggaatttgctgtgtgttctcattgataataggggcctctttatatagaggattacaatgcatagaatctcaatcatacaaggaaagcaattctacattgattaggattctagatccttctaattaaatcctattaccactaggtcaagtaacctagagtttgggctaaacacaaattaggttttccttcaacaaatttttaattttataaaaaatCCAATTGTATACATTGGCCGATGGAAAATttaaatacaaaagaaaagaaaaaagaaaaatctagcGCATGCGGTGGTGATTGACAGATACGTGTGAGCAGAACAATCCAGAGCTAGAATTTGCCGCCGTATCAGTCTCTCACTCTCATTAGCCCAGATGATAAAtcttctcctcttctctctctaaacccaaaacccaaaacccaaactgCAATGGCTTCCATATCGGCCGACATAGCCGCCACCCTTCTCTCCCTAACTTCCCGTCACTCCATCCGGGTCGGAGCCCCGGCCCTATTCCCTCTCACATGGAGACCCCGGACTTCCCCACTGTCCCATACCCTCAGCTACTCCACTTCAACTTCCTCCTTTCGCCAGAGACTCGTCTCCAACTCTAAGCGGGGCTCGAGAAGGTTCACTGTGGCCGCCACCACTGCCACGCCACCGCAGAGTGACAGCTCCGACGTTTTGACCCAGATTCCGCCGGATAATCGTATCCCGGCGACCATAATTACCGGCTTCTTGGGCTCCGGAAAGGTTCGGTATTTCATTTCCGATTGAATTCAGTGAATTTGAGACCATCGTGTTCATCTTTAGTTACTGAAATGAGTTTAATGGCAGACTACATTGCTTAATCATATATTGACTGCCGACCACGGGAAGCGAATTGCAGTGATTGAAAATGAGGTATGACTATgaggatgattttttttttccctaaattattgttatttttggCCAATTTGTGTTGTGTATTGAAGGTGTGAGCTTGTGTTGTATTTGCAGTATGGTGAAGTAGACATTGATGGTTCTTTGGTGGCTGCGAAATCCGCTGGGGCCGAAGATATTGTTATGCTGAATAATGGGTGCCTTTGCTGCACTGTGAGGGGTGATCTTGTGCGGATGATTTCAGACTTGGTTAATAAGAAGAAAGGGAGGTTTGATCATATTGTGATAGAGACTACAGGTATGAAGTTTGTTTGGCTTTAGTGTACTAAGTTTTGATAATCATTTGTTCGCAGATTGTAGAGTTGTAGGGCGTACGAAATCATTAATAAACTGAATTTGGTTTGGATTGGGGGTGAGGGTTGAACTTCGTGGGTTACTTCTCTTTGCAGGATTGGCAAATCCAGCACCGATAATTCAAACATTTTATGCGGAAGATCAGATTTTCAATGATGTCAAGTTGGACGGTGTTGTCACGTTAGTTGATGCTAAACATGCTCGACTTCATCTGGATGAAGTCAAGGCAGAAGGAGTGGTTAATGAGGCAGTAGAGCAGATTGCTTATGCTGATCGTATCATTGTGAATAAGGTATGGATGATTACCGTGCTGTCTTTTTGTACCTTCTTTTCCGGGACAAAGTGTTTCTTCAACCACGTGAGTGACTTGTAGGCTACTTGATGCTGTTCCATATGCAAAATTGTCTCAGCTCTTACagtttccttggttgagttGCATGAGAAAAATATAGTATTGACTTGCTTGTTTCATAGCATAATGGTTTCATCTGCATTTCTGATGTTGTGCTTACTGTGTTTCCTCTTTTCTCCATGGCCTCATTTAATTAAACATGAACCTTCATCACTAGAGGAATATTCTAGGATagttatattttttgtttgtttgtttgtttgttctgATGCTTGACTGAAGTATTTGTCCATTTTTGATCTAGACTGATCTTGTTGGCGAGTCAGATATTGCTTCTTTGGTGCAGAGAATAAGGGTGCGTATCctgcttcttcttttgttttaacCTGCCTGTTAATGATTCTTGTATTGAACGAATTTCATTATGCTGGGAAACAGAACATTAATGGCATGGCTCAACTGAAGCGTACAGAGTTTGGAAAAGTTAACCTGGATTATGTGCTTGGTATCGGAGGATTTGATTTGGAGAGGTTATCTTTCTTATCCATTTCTTTGGAGTTGGGTTTAGACAGTTCTGTTCTTTGATGATGTTGCTTGACACATCCAGTTGCTGCTCATTTTGCATACTGATTGTTTCTCAAAATTAGGTTCTCTTCAATGCACGATGGTTATTAATGTTTTATACAAGTTGCATGAAGTTTCTGGATACATGATtcattttgttcaaatagtaaTGTAATTGGGGCGAATTTTATTAGCACTCCCTAAAAGGCGATATTACaattattttgattgtgaaaataATAGAAGTATCGACTTTGGACTGTCGATCGACTTTTTGGGAGTATTAAGAACAACATCCAATTAgaatactaatattttgttggaACTGTCATTCTCAAATGGATCTCAAAATAAAGTCTTTTTCTTTACATTGTGTttttctaatttctttacaTTGTTGGAACAATTATTATGATTAATTTTGTTCAATAGTAATGTAATTGGGGCGAATTTTATTGGCACTCCCTAAAAGGCGATATTACaattattttgattgtgaaaataATAGAAGTATCGACTTTGGACTGTTGATCGACTTTTTGGGAGTATTAAGAACAACATCCAATTAgaatactaatattttgttggaACTGTCATTCTCAAATGGATCTCAAAATAAAGTCTTTTTCTTTACATTGTgtttttctaatttcttttgAACACCTTTGTTCTGATTAATAAATGTTAACCTTGTTGAAATTGTCATTTCTGATATAGAGTTGGTGATTCTCGGGCACATACTCTCCATtgtcttctttgttttcttttaagaTTGAGTTGCTGTCTATATGATGTATAATGCTCAAACATGTTGCCGTTCTTCATTATCGCGCCAGAGATTGTACTTGTAATGTTATATGCTAATCTTACTTTAATCCTGCCAGGATAGAGAGTGCTATTGATGCTGAAGCTGAGAAGGAAGATCATGACCATCATCACGACCACCATgaccatcatcaccatcatcaccatcatgaTGAAGAACATGATCACAAACATGGTAAATCTACTTTATCGTTGAAGCAGATGCTCATTTTTATAGTCTTATAATACCTATGACAGTTTTTATTtgcttttaattattattactaTAGCATACTTCAAACTGAACATTTTCATGGTGGCTTTGTGGTTTCCTGTTTATCTTTACAGATTAAAACTATACGCTTGTCTATTTTGCTTGCATTTTGTAGCTTTTTCttaaacaaaatttaagtttcttgttttattgttattattatgattattaattaaatattaattAGGCTAAAACATTGTTGGATTGAACATATAGTTGCATTTGTGGAATTTAGGTGTTCAGTGTATGAGTTTCTTAAAGTTAAGAGCAGAATCAGTCTTAGGTATGGGTAGCATTATTTGTGGGAGTGTGGAGTGTTATTTGCAGATGCGTAGAGAGTTTGTtgactttattttattttataattttattacaAGAACAAAACTTCAGTTTAAATTATTAGATATTAGAAATAACAATCGGTCCATAAAAAACAAGTCAGCAACTATCACAGCAGAACAAAAGAGTAGGATCCTCTTACTACATCACACCTTTCCAGTTCAGAAAATCAAGCCAGTACCACAGAAATCCGAAATTCTTTGAGGGTGTTTGCTGCTGGCAGTGTTTTGGTTTTTATGGACGGAGCCAAACAGAAGATCTTTCGGGTTTACAAGGGGGTGGGAGTGGATGACCTTTGGAGCGAGTGTGCTTTTATGGGCTTCTGTAACTGATGCTTTTAGGGACTATTCCTCCTCTtctattatgaatttatgattaATATGGTAGCTGTTGTGAGGTGAGGCTGGTTTCTTGTTTCTGGTCGTTAgtctttttgttttatgtttgCCCCTAGGCTTGGATTCCTTACCCACTCTTGTACTAGTCTCTTTTTAGCAACTTATCTTTGGTTTTGtccacaaagaaaagaaaaaacaaatttcAAGCTTAAAAGAGACTAGCATTCTTTGGCACATAGGTTCGTAGAGAAACCAACTATCCAATCTTATCTTATAACACTTCTAGAATGCACCTTGTCTTCAAAAATTCTCTCATTGTAACTCCATATACCAGAGGAGAGCTAAAATAAAACATCTCAAGATTAACTTTCCTACTGAACATCTTCCTGAGCAAGAGACATGCTACCAGCACATACACCAAGCCAAACATCACAGCAAGCCGGACCACATCTCATTGTTACCTGCAATGTCAAAAGAATGATCTCCAAATAACCTTTCTTCCTTGCACTCCTTACACCACACACCACCAATGAGGTAACTAAGCGTGAGGCCTTAACAGTTATTCAATCTCTCATGAGCACCAGCCTTGTAGATATTTTAAACTTATATGGAATGCCAGCCTCTCAGATCTTAAATGCTTAAACAGAGTATCTCTTTGGTTGATAGCCGATAAGGAAGAATGTTTTGCCAGAAAGGAACCAGTTTGGATGTGGAAATTATAATCTATATCTACAGGCTCAGATGCAAAGAGACATTAAGACGAGTCTAAATTATTCTTGGAACTGATTGAGTCAATATCTTAGAGGACATTGATTTTTTCATGAGGTTACTCATGCAGGTGCTTCATTTCATTATATTTACTTTTTGATTGTATAGTTAATTGGTTTACAAGTTCTGATTATCCACTAACATCATAAATTGATCTTGCTACTACTCTTTGTGTATAGTTATGAACTGATATTCATGCATTTGGCAATGATAT is a window from the Rosa chinensis cultivar Old Blush chromosome 2, RchiOBHm-V2, whole genome shotgun sequence genome containing:
- the LOC112189983 gene encoding COBW domain-containing protein 1 — its product is MASISADIAATLLSLTSRHSIRVGAPALFPLTWRPRTSPLSHTLSYSTSTSSFRQRLVSNSKRGSRRFTVAATTATPPQSDSSDVLTQIPPDNRIPATIITGFLGSGKTTLLNHILTADHGKRIAVIENEYGEVDIDGSLVAAKSAGAEDIVMLNNGCLCCTVRGDLVRMISDLVNKKKGRFDHIVIETTGLANPAPIIQTFYAEDQIFNDVKLDGVVTLVDAKHARLHLDEVKAEGVVNEAVEQIAYADRIIVNKTDLVGESDIASLVQRIRNINGMAQLKRTEFGKVNLDYVLGIGGFDLERIESAIDAEAEKEDHDHHHDHHDHHHHHHHHDEEHDHKHEHHDGHHSHDHVHDPGVSSVSIVCEGNLDLEKANMWLGTLLLDRSEDIYRMKGLLSVQGMDERFVFQGVHDIFQGSPDRLWGPNEPRTNKIVFIGKNLDAQELEKGFKGCLL